One window of Mustela lutreola isolate mMusLut2 chromosome 13, mMusLut2.pri, whole genome shotgun sequence genomic DNA carries:
- the LOC131813691 gene encoding uncharacterized protein LOC131813691, with the protein MMLSLLGATAPAPEPDQDVSREVVPAATLAPAAPLGPELVPAIPAAAAHYGIGRPVTPPDPLGPGQMVVRALVHFSATEEPPGLLTFLDDQQGPAPELPPPASVEQAGSAPELPPPASVEQAGSAPELPPPSSVEQAVSVPELPPPASVEQAGSVPELPPPASVEQAGSVPELPPPASVEQAGSVPELPPPASVEQAGSAPELPPPASVEQAGSAPELPPPASVEQAVSVPELPPPASVEQACFAPEEHLVLATTRKRVFPIPLIAFFVFLLFCVYVYNYILDLIKDSRT; encoded by the exons tctcttcttggagctaCAGCACCGGCCCCGGAGCCAGATCAGGATGTGTCTCGGGAAGTGGTTCcagcagccactctggcacccgCTGCACCTCTGGGGCCTGAGCTGGTCCCCGCCATCCCTGCTGCGGCTGCTCACTATGGGATAGGAAGACCAGTGACCCCCCCTGACCCGTTGGGGCCAGGGCAGATGGTCGTCAGGGCCCTCGTTCACTTCTCTGCCACGGAAGAGCCACCAGGCCTTTTGACTTTCCTGGATGACCAGCAGGGTCCTgcccccgagctgccgccccctgcgtccgtggagcaagcaggctcggcccccgagctgccgccccctgcctccgtggagcaagcaggctcggcccccgagctgccgccaccttcctccgtggagcaagcagtctcggtccccgagctgccgccccctgcctccgtggagcaagcaggctcggtccccgagctgccgccccctgcctccgtggagcaagcaggctcggtccccgagctgccgccccctgcctccgtggagcaagcaggctcggtccccgagctgccgccccctgcctccgtggagcaagcaggctcggcccccgagctgccgccccctgcctccgtggagcaagcaggctcggcccccgagctgccgccccctgcctccgtggagcaagcagtctcggtccccgagctgcccccac ctgcctccgtggagcaagcatgCTTCGCTCCCGAGGAGCACCTCGTGCTTGCTACAACCAGAAAGCGTGTCTTTCCCATCCCCCTTATtgcattttttgtatttcttctcttttgtgtgtatgtatataattacatactAGATTTAATTAAAGACAGTAGAACTTGA